In Legionella spiritensis, the following proteins share a genomic window:
- the tldD gene encoding metalloprotease TldD — protein sequence MTQALAIAKDLLLKPASLDESAIDKLIRSMAGRHVDDADLYFQSSSYESWYLEDSEVKSGSYSIDRGVGIRAVSGDKTGYAYCDDILLPAMERAADAARSIAFAAVKPTRPVVIEGMPIARYAGINPVEGMSKQEKIALLEAIDKEARKIDPRVIQVNASLSGCYEVVMIAGMKGDMQADIRPLASINVSVIVEDKNGRRESGRSGGGGRVAYSYFLQKEQALEYAREAVREALINLEAEDAPAGTMPVVLGPGWPGVLLHEAVGHGLEGDFNRKGLSAFSDRMGQQVAAKGVTIVDDGTLPDRRGSLTIDDEGTPTQCTTLIEDGVLVNYMQDKLNAKLMGMKPTGNCRRESYAHVPMPRMTNTYMLAGHYNPQEIIASVQRGLYAVNFGGGQVDITSGQFVFSASEAYLIENGKITRPVKGATLIGNGPDVMKKISMIGNDLGLDRGIGVCGKDGQSVPVGVGQPTLKIDALTVGGTK from the coding sequence ATGACTCAGGCATTGGCCATAGCAAAAGACCTCCTTCTCAAACCGGCATCTCTGGATGAATCGGCCATTGATAAATTGATTCGTTCCATGGCCGGGCGGCATGTCGATGACGCGGATCTGTATTTTCAAAGCAGCAGTTACGAATCGTGGTATCTGGAAGACTCCGAGGTGAAAAGCGGTAGTTATTCGATTGATCGCGGTGTTGGGATCCGTGCGGTCAGCGGTGATAAGACGGGTTACGCATACTGTGATGATATTTTGCTGCCGGCGATGGAAAGAGCGGCTGACGCGGCCCGCTCCATCGCTTTTGCGGCCGTGAAACCGACTCGTCCGGTTGTTATAGAAGGTATGCCCATTGCCCGCTATGCCGGAATAAACCCTGTTGAAGGCATGAGTAAACAGGAAAAAATTGCCTTGCTTGAAGCGATTGACAAGGAAGCGAGAAAGATTGATCCGCGGGTTATCCAGGTCAACGCGTCTTTGAGCGGTTGCTATGAGGTGGTTATGATAGCGGGGATGAAAGGCGACATGCAAGCGGATATCAGGCCGTTGGCCAGCATTAATGTCAGTGTTATCGTCGAAGACAAGAATGGTCGCCGTGAATCGGGGCGTTCGGGTGGGGGCGGCCGTGTTGCCTATTCCTATTTTCTGCAAAAGGAACAGGCTCTGGAATATGCCCGTGAAGCGGTGCGTGAGGCGTTGATTAATCTGGAGGCGGAAGACGCGCCTGCGGGAACCATGCCGGTTGTTTTAGGCCCGGGTTGGCCCGGTGTGTTGTTGCATGAGGCTGTCGGTCATGGTCTGGAAGGTGATTTTAATCGCAAGGGACTATCCGCGTTTTCAGATCGAATGGGTCAACAGGTAGCCGCGAAAGGTGTTACCATAGTGGATGACGGAACGTTGCCGGATCGGCGAGGCTCCCTGACTATCGATGATGAGGGCACACCGACGCAATGCACTACCTTGATAGAGGATGGCGTATTGGTTAATTATATGCAGGATAAGCTAAACGCCAAATTGATGGGCATGAAACCAACCGGTAATTGCCGCCGGGAATCCTATGCCCATGTACCCATGCCCAGAATGACCAATACCTATATGTTGGCCGGCCACTATAATCCGCAGGAAATTATCGCCTCGGTTCAACGCGGCTTATACGCGGTGAATTTTGGCGGCGGCCAGGTTGATATCACGTCCGGGCAGTTTGTATTTTCAGCCAGCGAAGCTTATCTGATTGAAAACGGCAAGATCACCAGGCCGGTCAAGGGCGCGACTTTAATAGGCAATGGGCCGGATGTCATGAAAAAAATCAGTATGATTGGTAATGATCTCGGTCTGGATCGTGGTATCGGAGTGTGCGGCAAGGATGGGCAATCCGTGCCGGTAGGTGTCGGACAGCCGACCTTGAAAATTGATGCGCTTACGGTTGGCGGCACCAAATGA
- a CDS encoding ornithine cyclodeaminase family protein: MTFVILTQQEIRQCIGMAQAIEVMETTFRQLYTGRAVMPVRSSVSVASENAMMLTMPAYLEDQHALGLKVVSIFPGNSGREKPVINGAIVLLNSETGEAQAMMEAGFITALRTGAVSGLATKYLAREDAGCVAIIGSGVQAMTQLEAVAAVRPVKEVLIWSRNHQNAVAFAKKIDHRYNVTCPETIRTAVRHADIICTATASSEPFLNYEDIKPDVHINAIGSHTHTMREISNDVMAKATVVVDQVASAMAESGELFAAVNAQCLNPGDIIELGQVVSESNNSFQANMTLFKSVGLAIQDVSIAQYIYEQALQAGLGVTMTL; the protein is encoded by the coding sequence ATGACATTTGTAATATTGACACAACAGGAAATCCGGCAATGTATTGGTATGGCTCAGGCTATTGAGGTCATGGAAACCACATTCCGGCAACTTTATACTGGTCGGGCTGTCATGCCTGTTCGAAGTTCGGTCTCCGTTGCCAGTGAAAATGCCATGATGTTGACCATGCCTGCCTATCTTGAAGATCAGCATGCTCTGGGCCTGAAAGTGGTCTCCATATTTCCCGGGAACAGCGGACGTGAAAAACCGGTTATTAATGGGGCGATCGTTCTTCTCAATAGTGAGACCGGAGAAGCCCAGGCTATGATGGAAGCCGGTTTTATCACGGCCTTGCGTACCGGTGCGGTATCGGGACTGGCTACGAAATATCTGGCCAGGGAAGACGCTGGATGCGTCGCGATTATCGGTTCGGGAGTCCAGGCCATGACACAACTTGAAGCGGTAGCGGCGGTACGCCCTGTAAAAGAGGTGCTTATTTGGTCGCGTAATCACCAAAACGCCGTCGCGTTTGCTAAAAAAATAGATCACCGCTACAACGTGACGTGTCCCGAAACCATCCGAACCGCAGTCCGGCATGCCGATATTATTTGTACGGCAACAGCCAGCAGCGAACCGTTCCTGAACTATGAGGACATCAAACCGGATGTTCATATTAATGCCATTGGCTCACATACGCACACCATGCGTGAAATTTCTAACGATGTTATGGCCAAAGCCACGGTTGTTGTGGATCAGGTGGCATCAGCCATGGCCGAATCAGGAGAGCTGTTCGCGGCAGTTAACGCCCAATGCCTGAATCCCGGGGATATCATCGAATTGGGTCAGGTAGTCAGTGAGTCTAATAACAGTTTTCAGGCAAATATGACGTTGTTTAAATCAGTCGGGTTAGCTATTCAGGATGTGAGTATCGCGCAGTATATTTATGAACAGGCATTACAAGCCGGGCTTGGTGTGACTATGACCCTGTAA
- the mfd gene encoding transcription-repair coupling factor, with product MSLILNLPSSPSKQTWGQLYGSGLPLAVAEFCQNNPGIHLIVTPDNLTAGQLLAEMQFFYGEKSSQPQLLLFPDWETLPYDQFSPHQDIISERLRTLSRVQQTSHAVVISSVNTVMHRLCPPQFLQQHALVLQEGQSLDLQHFRQQLQQAGYHCVNKVLEHGEFAVRGSIIDVYPMGSTQPFRIELFDDIVDSLRLFDTETQRTIKKITDIEILPAHEFPLNEESITRFRRTFREMFSGNPGLCPVYEAVTNGQAPSGIEYYLPLFFQETATIFDYLPAQAHVLLIEDIPERGEQFWQELIHRYEQRHYDVTRPILTPQTCFITPTELLTHTNQFQKIRCFHKPVDKKGALLNFKIDKAPSLPIERQHQQPLHNLVGYLNQPERRYLLVVESPGRREVLLDLLKQSGIHPKIQPSWQAFLNDIDSVFNITTGPLIYGCELIEQQLAIIVEAQLFGEQAVPQRRSSQKTIDPNLIIRDLAELRIDAPVVHLQFGVGRYQGLKTLESNGTVNEFLVLKYAGDDKIYVPVTSLHYITRYTGMDSEHAPLHKLGTDQWQREKSKAVEKIHDVAVELLEIYARREAKPGYEYQFHDQDYQRFASGFPFTETVDQQGAIEQIISDMQSSRPMDRLICGDVGFGKTEVAMRAAFIAVQNGKQICVLVPTTLLAGQHFETFRDRFAEFPVNIELLSRFRSAKESDKVLQSLQNGQTDIVIGTHKLFSRQIQFKNLGLLIIDEEHRFGVKQKEHIKALRTHIDILSMTATPIPRTLNMAMAGIRDISLIATPPAKRLAIKTFWQEKNDTMLREAILREILRGGQVFYLHNNVQTIERVCLDLQTLVPEAKISSAHGQMRERELEKIMSDFYHHRFNVLVCTTIIETGIDIPTANTIIIDRADKFGLAQLHQLRGRVGRSHHQAYAYLLTPNEKSLTPDAKKRLEAIVSLEDLGAGFTLATHDLEIRGAGELLGEEQSGNMQAIGFNLYMDLLDKAVRDLKAGKTPELAMPSQQGPEIDLRISAIIPDDYVSDIHTRLILYKRIANAQSREQLRELQIEMIDRFGLLPQPVKHLLLVTELKLLAARLGINRINAAQQQGKIEFGEQPKINAGSLIKLIQLQAARYKLDGPSKLRFTLDSINTEEKIHEIKTLLMKLADGDLQITEH from the coding sequence ATGTCGCTCATTCTGAATCTACCTTCCTCGCCATCCAAACAAACGTGGGGACAGCTATATGGCTCCGGGTTGCCTTTGGCTGTGGCCGAATTCTGTCAAAATAACCCGGGCATTCACCTCATTGTCACCCCGGACAACCTGACAGCCGGTCAGCTTCTCGCAGAGATGCAATTCTTTTACGGCGAAAAATCCTCACAGCCACAATTACTGCTTTTTCCGGATTGGGAAACGCTTCCCTATGATCAGTTCTCGCCCCATCAGGACATTATTTCGGAGCGCCTGCGTACCCTGAGCCGAGTACAGCAAACAAGCCATGCCGTCGTTATCAGCTCGGTGAATACCGTCATGCATCGCCTGTGTCCGCCGCAATTTTTACAACAGCACGCCCTGGTTTTACAGGAAGGTCAATCGCTGGATTTGCAACACTTCCGCCAGCAACTGCAGCAAGCCGGCTATCATTGTGTCAATAAAGTTCTGGAACATGGCGAATTTGCCGTCCGCGGCTCCATCATTGATGTCTATCCTATGGGCAGCACACAACCGTTTCGTATCGAATTGTTTGACGACATCGTCGATAGCCTGCGTCTTTTTGATACGGAAACGCAACGCACCATTAAAAAAATTACGGACATTGAAATATTACCCGCTCACGAATTCCCCCTGAATGAGGAAAGTATTACCCGGTTTCGCCGCACGTTCAGGGAAATGTTTTCAGGAAACCCGGGGTTGTGTCCTGTTTACGAAGCGGTCACGAATGGTCAGGCCCCGTCAGGAATTGAATACTACTTACCCCTGTTTTTCCAGGAAACAGCCACTATTTTTGATTATCTCCCGGCCCAGGCGCATGTTTTACTCATTGAGGATATTCCTGAACGGGGAGAACAATTCTGGCAGGAACTGATCCATCGTTACGAACAACGTCACTACGACGTCACCCGTCCGATTTTAACGCCTCAGACCTGTTTTATCACCCCGACTGAATTACTGACCCACACCAATCAATTTCAGAAAATCCGCTGTTTCCACAAACCTGTGGATAAAAAAGGCGCCCTGCTGAATTTTAAAATTGATAAAGCGCCGTCATTGCCGATTGAGCGGCAGCATCAACAGCCGCTGCATAACCTGGTAGGCTATCTTAATCAACCGGAAAGAAGATATCTGCTGGTTGTGGAAAGCCCGGGACGGCGGGAAGTCTTGCTCGATTTGCTGAAACAAAGTGGAATACATCCGAAAATCCAACCGTCCTGGCAAGCGTTTCTTAACGACATCGACAGTGTGTTCAACATCACGACCGGGCCGTTAATCTATGGTTGCGAATTGATTGAACAACAATTGGCTATCATCGTTGAGGCGCAATTATTTGGCGAACAGGCTGTCCCCCAACGCCGCAGCAGCCAGAAAACCATCGACCCGAACCTGATTATCCGGGATCTTGCGGAACTTCGCATCGATGCCCCGGTTGTTCATCTGCAGTTTGGGGTAGGACGCTATCAAGGCCTGAAAACCCTGGAAAGCAATGGAACCGTTAACGAGTTTCTGGTATTGAAATACGCCGGTGACGATAAAATTTATGTCCCTGTGACTTCCTTGCATTATATTACCCGATACACCGGAATGGATAGTGAACACGCCCCTTTGCACAAGCTCGGGACGGATCAGTGGCAGAGAGAAAAAAGCAAGGCCGTCGAGAAAATCCATGACGTGGCCGTTGAATTGCTGGAAATTTATGCCAGGCGTGAAGCAAAACCAGGCTATGAATACCAGTTTCACGACCAGGATTATCAACGCTTTGCCAGCGGGTTTCCCTTCACGGAAACAGTCGACCAGCAAGGGGCCATCGAACAAATCATTAGTGACATGCAGTCTTCCCGTCCCATGGATCGACTGATCTGCGGTGATGTGGGCTTTGGCAAAACCGAGGTTGCCATGCGAGCCGCCTTTATTGCCGTACAAAACGGTAAACAGATATGTGTTCTGGTTCCCACAACATTGCTGGCAGGCCAGCATTTTGAAACATTTCGTGATCGTTTCGCGGAATTTCCCGTTAATATTGAGTTGTTATCACGCTTTCGCAGCGCGAAAGAATCAGACAAGGTGTTGCAGTCCCTGCAAAATGGGCAGACCGATATCGTTATTGGCACGCATAAACTGTTTTCCAGACAGATCCAGTTTAAAAATCTGGGTTTACTGATTATTGACGAAGAACACCGTTTTGGCGTCAAACAAAAAGAGCATATTAAAGCATTAAGAACTCATATTGATATTCTATCCATGACCGCCACCCCTATTCCGCGTACCTTGAACATGGCCATGGCGGGGATCCGTGACATTTCGTTAATTGCAACGCCTCCCGCCAAACGTCTGGCCATTAAAACATTCTGGCAGGAGAAAAACGATACCATGCTCAGAGAGGCCATACTCCGGGAAATTTTGCGCGGCGGCCAGGTCTTTTATCTGCATAATAATGTTCAGACCATTGAAAGGGTTTGCCTCGATTTACAGACCCTGGTTCCCGAAGCCAAAATCAGCAGTGCGCACGGTCAGATGCGCGAGCGGGAACTTGAAAAAATCATGTCGGATTTTTATCACCATCGTTTTAATGTGCTGGTCTGCACGACCATCATTGAAACGGGTATTGATATTCCGACAGCCAATACCATCATTATTGACCGCGCCGACAAATTCGGTCTGGCACAGCTGCACCAGCTCAGAGGCCGGGTTGGTCGCTCCCATCATCAAGCCTACGCCTATCTGCTGACGCCCAATGAAAAATCCCTGACGCCTGACGCCAAAAAACGTCTGGAAGCCATTGTTTCGCTGGAAGACCTCGGCGCCGGATTCACCCTGGCTACTCATGATCTGGAAATTCGCGGAGCCGGTGAACTGCTCGGGGAGGAACAAAGCGGAAACATGCAGGCCATAGGTTTTAATCTGTATATGGATCTGCTGGATAAAGCCGTCAGGGATCTGAAAGCGGGGAAAACGCCCGAGCTGGCCATGCCCTCGCAGCAAGGTCCCGAGATAGACTTGCGGATCAGCGCCATTATCCCGGATGACTATGTATCGGATATTCATACCCGATTGATCCTGTACAAACGTATCGCCAATGCCCAAAGCAGGGAACAATTGCGTGAACTCCAGATAGAAATGATTGATCGGTTCGGCCTGCTTCCGCAACCGGTCAAGCACTTGCTGCTGGTAACCGAGTTAAAATTGCTGGCTGCCAGGTTGGGCATCAACAGGATTAACGCCGCACAACAGCAAGGTAAAATTGAATTCGGGGAACAACCAAAAATTAATGCCGGTTCGCTGATTAAGCTCATCCAGCTGCAAGCGGCACGCTACAAACTGGATGGCCCCTCAAAACTGCGATTTACACTCGACAGTATCAATACCGAAGAAAAAATCCACGAAATCAAAACCCTTTTAATGAAGCTCGCCGATGGTGATTTGCAAATAACGGAACATTAG
- a CDS encoding rhomboid family intramembrane serine protease, whose translation MLEELNSSLNLIVSQTKANLDTLAVILAIPWLVFAGNILLQNRLLYLGIIPRRLYGLPGIFLAPLLHANFNHLFFNSVPLLVLSNFILINGLLYFVIVTLLITVLSGTLIWCFAKPGIHVGASSLITGYWGLLVSDILQQGTLTAIILGVVCLYYFAGIFLGIFPGKKGVSWEGHLFGLLAGLATSYGLPYLLQLIV comes from the coding sequence ATGCTAGAGGAACTCAATAGCAGCCTGAATCTTATCGTCAGCCAGACCAAAGCGAATCTTGATACGCTGGCCGTTATCCTAGCGATACCCTGGCTTGTTTTTGCAGGCAACATACTTTTGCAAAACCGCTTGCTTTATCTGGGCATCATCCCCAGACGTCTGTATGGCTTGCCGGGTATTTTTCTCGCGCCGCTGTTGCACGCCAACTTCAATCACCTGTTTTTCAACTCCGTGCCCCTGCTTGTCCTAAGCAATTTTATTCTGATTAACGGCCTTCTCTATTTTGTCATTGTCACCCTGCTTATCACCGTTCTCAGCGGCACATTGATCTGGTGTTTCGCAAAACCGGGCATTCATGTAGGAGCCAGTTCCCTGATTACCGGTTATTGGGGTTTACTGGTCAGCGATATCCTGCAGCAAGGCACCTTGACCGCCATCATTCTTGGCGTCGTATGCCTTTATTATTTTGCCGGGATATTTTTGGGTATATTCCCCGGGAAAAAAGGCGTTTCCTGGGAAGGCCATTTGTTTGGATTACTGGCTGGCCTTGCAACCAGCTATGGCCTTCCCTACCTGTTGCAATTAATCGTCTGA
- a CDS encoding carbon-nitrogen hydrolase family protein, which translates to MSKVAVVQMVSSASIKENLARVERVLSKARMEQVDLVCLPENFAFMGLRETDKLTVAESYGSGEIQDAISRMAKKFRIWIVAGTIPLKSSGNRLRAASLVFDDHGLCAARYDKIHLFDVRVSDEEAHQESRTVERGDEIVVVDTPVGRLGLTVCYDLRFPELYQQLVMRGAELFSIPSAFTAVTGAAHWDVLLRARAIENLCYVLAPNQGGQHENGRHTFGHSMIVEPWGKILTQQKKGVGMKTATIDLARLRQLRRQFPCHDHHVLQVFNHLQQVIS; encoded by the coding sequence ATGTCTAAAGTAGCTGTTGTACAAATGGTGTCATCGGCTTCAATAAAGGAAAATCTTGCCCGTGTTGAGCGTGTTCTCTCCAAAGCGCGCATGGAGCAGGTCGATTTGGTTTGTTTGCCGGAAAATTTTGCGTTCATGGGCTTGCGGGAAACGGACAAACTGACGGTTGCGGAATCTTATGGCTCCGGTGAAATTCAGGACGCAATCAGCAGGATGGCTAAAAAATTCCGTATCTGGATTGTGGCCGGAACAATACCCCTTAAAAGCTCCGGAAACCGTCTCCGGGCGGCAAGTCTGGTTTTTGACGACCATGGTCTGTGTGCCGCGCGTTATGATAAAATACACTTGTTTGATGTGCGGGTTTCCGATGAGGAAGCCCATCAGGAATCCCGTACTGTGGAACGAGGCGATGAAATCGTGGTGGTCGACACGCCGGTTGGGCGATTGGGGTTGACGGTCTGTTATGACTTGCGTTTTCCCGAATTGTATCAACAATTAGTAATGAGGGGGGCGGAATTGTTTTCCATACCCTCGGCGTTTACTGCGGTAACAGGTGCCGCACACTGGGACGTGTTGCTACGGGCCCGCGCTATTGAAAATTTATGCTATGTTCTGGCTCCTAACCAGGGCGGCCAACATGAAAATGGTCGTCATACTTTTGGTCACAGCATGATCGTTGAGCCTTGGGGCAAGATACTGACGCAACAAAAAAAGGGAGTCGGGATGAAAACGGCGACTATTGATCTTGCTCGTCTGCGGCAATTGCGACGGCAGTTTCCATGCCACGATCACCATGTGCTTCAGGTTTTTAATCATTTACAACAGGTGATATCATGA
- the xseA gene encoding exodeoxyribonuclease VII large subunit, with the protein MSTLTVSQLNRQIRTWLEKDIGEVSVVGELSGISKPASGHYYFTLKDQTAQIRCVFFRNYHQPDSKLFKDGQQAIVRGKPSLYEARGDYQLIVQELTAYGLGELYRQFELLKNRLEQQGLFAAHRKKVLPEFPGNIAVITSSSGAALHDILTTLSRRYPLAAIYIYASEVQGKGAAPQLIQALKQANADHHCDVILLARGGGSIEDLWAFNDEQLARAISESRLPVVTGIGHETDFTIADFVADYRAATPTAAAEAVTPDQYELLKLIQTFITRLIRAAGHMMQQRQMKLSHQIIKIASPEQLIYKYWQTLDHLQRQLTQTLQQRIHRQQHRLHLACTHLQARHPVTLLHRSLSLAQQYEQRLVHAVNERLEKLRQRLTNQLATLHAVSPLATLDRGYAIATHHSKIVFNSRQVEAGDRIELKLSRGELTCEVLDSKAPDRTTRPGKLNHARGTQ; encoded by the coding sequence TTGTCTACTTTGACAGTCAGTCAGTTGAATCGTCAGATCCGTACCTGGCTCGAGAAGGATATAGGCGAGGTTTCGGTCGTTGGTGAATTGTCCGGTATCAGCAAGCCCGCATCGGGCCATTATTATTTTACCCTGAAAGATCAAACCGCCCAGATCCGTTGTGTGTTCTTCCGCAATTACCATCAACCGGACAGCAAATTATTCAAAGACGGACAACAGGCCATCGTTCGTGGAAAACCAAGCCTCTATGAAGCAAGAGGTGATTACCAACTTATTGTACAGGAATTGACCGCCTACGGTTTAGGTGAACTTTACAGACAATTTGAGTTATTAAAAAACAGACTGGAGCAACAAGGTTTGTTCGCAGCGCATCGGAAAAAAGTCCTGCCCGAGTTTCCCGGCAACATAGCGGTTATAACTTCCTCAAGCGGCGCGGCTCTTCATGATATTTTAACGACCCTTTCCCGTCGTTACCCGCTGGCTGCCATTTATATCTACGCTTCGGAAGTACAGGGGAAAGGAGCCGCGCCACAATTAATCCAGGCTCTGAAGCAAGCCAACGCCGATCATCATTGCGACGTGATCCTGTTGGCCAGGGGCGGCGGAAGTATCGAGGATTTGTGGGCTTTTAACGACGAGCAACTGGCGCGGGCTATCAGCGAAAGCCGCTTACCCGTCGTCACCGGAATTGGGCATGAAACCGACTTTACCATTGCCGATTTTGTCGCGGATTACAGAGCCGCCACACCTACCGCGGCGGCGGAAGCGGTGACACCGGATCAATATGAACTCCTCAAACTTATTCAAACTTTTATTACAAGGCTGATCCGTGCCGCCGGACATATGATGCAGCAACGACAGATGAAATTATCCCATCAAATAATTAAAATCGCGTCGCCCGAACAGCTCATCTACAAATATTGGCAAACGCTGGACCACTTGCAACGACAACTCACGCAAACGTTACAACAACGGATCCACAGACAGCAACACCGGCTTCACCTGGCCTGTACCCATCTGCAAGCCAGACATCCTGTAACGCTGCTGCACCGTTCCCTGTCGCTTGCTCAACAGTACGAACAAAGACTGGTGCACGCCGTAAATGAAAGGCTGGAAAAACTACGGCAACGTTTGACGAATCAACTGGCCACCTTGCATGCCGTCAGTCCTCTCGCCACCCTGGACAGAGGGTATGCCATAGCAACCCATCACAGCAAAATAGTGTTTAACAGCCGGCAAGTCGAGGCCGGTGATCGTATAGAATTAAAATTGTCACGTGGCGAGTTAACCTGCGAGGTGCTGGATAGCAAAGCCCCGGATCGGACAACACGACCTGGAAAATTGAATCATGCTAGAGGAACTCAATAG